In the genome of Vanacampus margaritifer isolate UIUO_Vmar chromosome 1, RoL_Vmar_1.0, whole genome shotgun sequence, one region contains:
- the slx9 gene encoding ribosome biogenesis protein SLX9 homolog → MVGKIKNVRQKLHQKAVKLTWLPGSASSKGSDEPVSFEMHQPSHSHVEKGSSKVDGKIQARNQMSSPDGIFSGTEIAPEALRQTLTFKDPPVAPIPAKIGTSEAKKIKSKKEKMKERRERWLNKISNIKLTKERQAAQARRQATPVVGDMSVLAEALPELSELIAPAHTARLAPTARRKSKVPIKKPAVTDFSQMRPLQKRKLLESEISRFGEAVKILSSKRNPLIDISEHLRKRLKHLEEGSSNNQ, encoded by the exons ATGGTTGGAAAAATTAAGAACGTCCGGCAGAAGTTGCACCAGAAAGCTGTGAAGCTAACGTGGCTGCCGGGCTCTGCTTCGTCCAAAGGGTCGGACGAGCCTGTCTCCTTCGAAATGCATCAGCCAAGTCATTCACATGTGGAAAAGGGCTCTTCTAAAGTTGACGGGAAGATACAA GCCCGAAACCAAATGTCTTCCCCTGATGGGATATTTTCTGGTACAGAAATTGCTCCAGAGGCCCTGAGGCAAACATTAACATTCAAAGACCCGCCAGTAGCCCCCATACCTGCCAAGATAG gtacttctgaagcaaaaaaaataaagtcaaagaaagaaaagatgaaagAAAGGAGGGAACGATGGCTAAACA AGATCAGCAACATCAAGCTGACAAAGGAGCGTCAAGCGGCACAGGCCCGGCGACAGGCCACTCCGGTAGTGGGAGACATGAGTGTGCTCGCGGAAGCCCTGCCTGAGCTGTCCGAGCTCATCGCCCCAGCTCATACGGCACGCTTGGCCCCTACAGCTCGCCGGAAAAGCAAAGT GCCAATCAAGAAGCCTGCAGTAACCGATTTCAGTCAGATGAGGCCTCTACAAAAACGGAAACTCtt GGAGTCAGAAATCAGTAGGTTTGGTGAGGCGGTGAAAATCCTCAGCAGCAAAAGGAATCCTCTCATTGACATTTCTGAGCATCTGAGGAAGAGACTAAAGCATTTAGAAGAAGGTTCCAGTAATAATCAGTAA
- the dhrsx gene encoding polyprenol dehydrogenase: MNPLSVLVPLLKLYYCGIRVLIYQMFNRSFTLPVLQKQNGRVGIVTGGTRGMGYETARHLAKLGMHVIIAGNEKEEGFAAARTIRGECSEGKAEFVFLDLTSLNSVRKFVETFKGKGLPLHLLVNNAGTMLVPERQTEDGFEFHFSLNYLGHFLLTNLLLDLLERSGRPGCSSRIVNMSSATHYAGVIHMGDLNRRLSYSSHGAYAQSKLALVLFTYYLQEQMTAKGSSVMINAVDPGMVDTALYDNLWSLAQALKKPFAKTLFRTPTEGASITMYAAAAAEMEGVGGCYLYNGEKRQSAEDSYDSDLQAELWKKSCELAGIHKA; the protein is encoded by the exons ATGAATCCACTGTCTGTTTTGGTGCCTCTTCTCAAACTTTACTACTGTGGAATCAGAGTTCTCATCTACCAGATGTTCAACAGATCTTTTACTCTACCAG TCTTACAGAAGCAGAATGGAAGAGTCGGCATTGTTACTGGCGGTACAAGAGGAATGGGTTATGAAACTGCAAGACATCTGGCAAAACTTGGCATGCATGTCATCATTG CTGGGAATGAAAAAGAGGAGGGCTTCGCTGCTGCAAGGACGATTCGGGGAGAATGCAGTGAGGGGAAAG CGGAGTTTGTCTTTCTGGACCTGACTTCCCTGAATTCAGTACGAAAATTTGTCGAAACTTTCAAAGGCAAAGGGCTTCCCCTGCATCTGCTGGTTAACAATG CTGGGACCATGCTGGTTCCCGAGAGGCAGACAGAGGATGGATTTGAATTCCACTTTTCTCTCAACTACCTCGGCCACTTCCTGCTGACCAACCTGCTGCTCGACTTGCTGGAGAGATCAGGGAGACCAGGCTGCTCTTCTCGAATCGTCAACATGTCCTCTGCAACACACTATGCGGGGGTCATACACATGGGTGATCTCAACAGGAG GTTATCTTACAGCTCCCATGGTGCCTACGCCCAAAGCAAACTCGCCTTAGTCCTTTTCACTTACTACCTACAAGAGCAGATGACAGCCAAAGGTTCCTCAGTGATGATCAACGCAGTGGATCCTGGGATGGTGGACACGGCACTCTACGACAACCTGTGGAGTCTTGCACAGGCACTCAAAAAACCCTTTGCAAAGACTTTGTTCAGG ACTCCGACAGAGGGTGCCTCTATAACCATGTATGCCGCAGCTGCTGCTGAGATGGAAGGTGTGGGTGGCTGCTACCTCTACAATGGCGAAAAGAGACAATCAGCCGAAGACTCGTATGACTCTGATCTTCAAGCAGAGTTGTGGAAAAAGAGCTGTGAGCTTGCAGGCATACACAAGGCTTAA
- the cd99 gene encoding CD99 molecule isoform X2, producing the protein MRFCLLPALLLLVTGALTQNGFDLYDALDDVDPTPPKPKDNPKVPENPNFDGGLDLLDAFGPDEPEPEKPKKPKTNNPGDSGGFGFDLEDALKPDPNAKPDKPAVNPPKRGGGGGSFGDNDLFDISDGGGDYKPDRGRSGDSDYNSGGGADQPQDPDLLWRQILKMLNCNMPEEIIMWMSHIKKILVPLLERAMELVRAMP; encoded by the exons ATGAGGTTTTGTCTGCTCCCCGCTTTACTCCTCCTGGTGACTGGAGCATTGACGCAGAACG GGTTTGACCTGTATGATGCTCTTGATGACGTTG ATCCAACACCACCAAAACCCAAAGACAACCCGAAAGTCCCAGAGAATCCTAATTTTGATG GAGGTCTGGACCTTTTAGATGCCTTTGGACCAG ATGAACCAGAACCAGAGAAACCTAAGAAGCCCAAGACTAACAACCCTGGAGATTCTG GTGGCTTTGGATTTGACCTCGAGGATGCTCTAAAACCAG ACCCGAATGCCAAACCTGACAAACCAGCCGTCAATCCACCGAAGCGTGGTGGAG GTGGTGGTAGCTTTGGTGATAACGACTTATTTGATATCAGTGATGGTGGAGGAGACTACAAGCCTGACAGAG GCCGTTCAGGAGATTCTGACTATAACTCTGGAG GTGGTGCTGATCAGCCTCAAG ATCCAGACCTTCTGTGGCGACAAATCCTGAAGATGCTAAATTGTAACATGCCCGAGGAAATCATTATGTGGATGTCCCATATAAAAAAGATCTTGGTGCCGCTCTTAGAGAGGGCCATGGAGCTTGTGCGGGCTATGCCCTGA
- the cd99 gene encoding CD99 molecule isoform X1: MRFCLLPALLLLVTGALTQNGFDLYDALDDVDPTPPKPKDNPKVPENPNFDGGLDLLDAFGPDEPEPEKPKKPKTNNPGDSGGFGFDLEDALKPDPNAKPDKPAVNPPKRGGGGGSFGDNDLFDISDGGGDYKPDRGRSGDSDYNSGGGADQPQEAGSGTIAGIASAIGVALLGAASSYFAYQKKKLCFKIQGGADPESGKARHPAQSDPQVYSNLLRTS; encoded by the exons ATGAGGTTTTGTCTGCTCCCCGCTTTACTCCTCCTGGTGACTGGAGCATTGACGCAGAACG GGTTTGACCTGTATGATGCTCTTGATGACGTTG ATCCAACACCACCAAAACCCAAAGACAACCCGAAAGTCCCAGAGAATCCTAATTTTGATG GAGGTCTGGACCTTTTAGATGCCTTTGGACCAG ATGAACCAGAACCAGAGAAACCTAAGAAGCCCAAGACTAACAACCCTGGAGATTCTG GTGGCTTTGGATTTGACCTCGAGGATGCTCTAAAACCAG ACCCGAATGCCAAACCTGACAAACCAGCCGTCAATCCACCGAAGCGTGGTGGAG GTGGTGGTAGCTTTGGTGATAACGACTTATTTGATATCAGTGATGGTGGAGGAGACTACAAGCCTGACAGAG GCCGTTCAGGAGATTCTGACTATAACTCTGGAG GTGGTGCTGATCAGCCTCAAG AGGCTGGTTCCGGAACAATCGCAGGAATCGCCAGCGCTATTGGGGTGGCTCTTTTAGGAGCAGCATCCAGTTACTTTGCTTACCAGAAGAAAAAGCTGTGTTTCAAGATACAGGGAG GTGCTGACCCAGAAAGTGGTAAAGCCCGACATCCTGCGCAGTCTGATCCTCAAG TTTACAGCAACTTGCTGAGGACATCCTAG